In Methanosphaera sp. ISO3-F5, a genomic segment contains:
- a CDS encoding radical SAM protein encodes MDLIGKIKNKEIFDLLIEADKITRKTHGKKVTLERAIFLSWWCEKGDCKFCYMSSQKDRINNPDKAKRHVKGIYAEAELTKRMGWNIEFLSGGYGIYTTQEIKEISETIYDITDNPVWLNIGITDELDQYGDEIIGVTGAVETANPKFHDEICPSKSIPDIKNMLKTAGELGYKKAITIIIGLGEEIEHINDLFDLIEELEIDRIIFYSLNPHPDTAYHLTPQPASLYYASIVASTRIRFPNIEIITGTWTDNLANMGVLLKAGSNGLTKFPLFKMYGNRFGKRVEEEVYWADRELKGSFSNMNLLKKGNNLRPELEPYIQRYIDMCYDNLDIKRI; translated from the coding sequence ATGGATTTAATAGGAAAAATCAAAAATAAAGAAATATTTGATTTACTTATCGAAGCAGATAAAATAACACGCAAAACTCATGGAAAAAAAGTGACATTAGAACGAGCAATATTCCTTTCATGGTGGTGTGAAAAAGGAGACTGTAAATTCTGTTATATGTCATCACAAAAAGATAGAATAAATAATCCAGACAAAGCAAAACGTCATGTAAAGGGAATATATGCCGAAGCTGAATTAACAAAAAGAATGGGTTGGAATATAGAATTTTTATCCGGAGGATATGGAATATACACCACCCAAGAAATAAAAGAAATATCCGAAACAATATATGACATTACAGACAATCCTGTTTGGTTAAATATAGGTATAACAGATGAATTAGACCAATATGGTGATGAAATAATAGGAGTCACAGGTGCCGTAGAAACAGCTAACCCCAAATTTCATGATGAAATATGTCCAAGTAAATCCATACCCGATATCAAAAATATGCTAAAAACTGCCGGAGAACTGGGATATAAAAAAGCAATAACAATCATAATAGGATTAGGCGAAGAAATAGAACATATTAATGATTTATTTGATCTAATTGAAGAACTAGAAATAGATCGTATAATATTTTATTCATTAAATCCGCATCCTGATACAGCATATCATTTAACACCACAACCTGCATCATTATATTATGCAAGCATAGTTGCAAGTACAAGAATTAGATTCCCAAACATAGAAATAATTACAGGAACCTGGACAGACAACCTTGCAAATATGGGAGTACTGCTTAAAGCAGGAAGTAATGGATTAACAAAATTTCCTTTGTTTAAAATGTACGGAAACCGATTTGGAAAAAGAGTTGAAGAAGAAGTATATTGGGCAGATCGTGAATTAAAAGGAAGTTTTTCGAACATGAACTTATTAAAGAAAGGAAACAACCTTAGACCAGAACTAGAACCTTACATCCAGAGATATATTGATATGTGTTATGATAACTTAGATATTAAAAGAATTTAA
- the comE gene encoding sulfopyruvate decarboxylase subunit beta yields the protein MKRFDVIKKIVETLDDESFIVSNIGFPSRELFGIKDRKTTFYMSGSMGMATPIGLGLSLALEENDDDRKVVVIDGDGSLLMNFGELVTVYAQNPRNLIIALIDNEAYGSTGSQETYSSKINLSDIANSIGFKEVFFVDARKSVEDIDMSNYVDRNGPIFVHIKVNPGNSDAPIIDLSPSKIKNRFMKQI from the coding sequence GTGAAGAGATTTGATGTTATTAAAAAGATTGTTGAAACTTTAGATGATGAATCTTTTATTGTATCGAATATTGGTTTTCCTTCAAGGGAATTATTTGGTATTAAGGATAGAAAAACTACTTTTTATATGTCTGGTTCTATGGGTATGGCTACTCCTATTGGTTTAGGTTTGTCTTTAGCTTTGGAAGAAAATGATGATGATAGAAAAGTTGTTGTTATTGATGGTGATGGTTCGCTTCTTATGAATTTTGGAGAACTTGTTACTGTATATGCTCAAAATCCTAGAAATTTAATTATTGCTTTGATTGATAATGAGGCTTATGGTTCAACTGGTTCACAGGAAACGTATAGTTCAAAGATTAACTTATCAGATATTGCAAATAGTATTGGATTTAAGGAAGTGTTCTTCGTTGATGCTAGAAAAAGTGTGGAAGATATTGATATGAGCAATTATGTTGATAGAAATGGTCCTATTTTTGTTCATATTAAGGTTAATCCTGGAAATAGTGATGCACCTATAATTGATTTATCACCATCTAAAATAAAGAACAGGTTTATGAAACAAATCTAA
- the comD gene encoding sulfopyruvate decarboxylase subunit alpha — protein sequence MVLDSTDVIYEGIKDAGINFIVSVPCANLKKLLNLIDEDDEIKHVPVTREEEGFGICAGAYMGGMKPAILMQNSGLGNSVNVLASLMKLYKFPIIMIISHRGTFGEGVYGQIPMSKATTKVLDSLDISYYKVENPDESREIVKKAWDLSFISEEPIALLFDIMYWKRGVCCEEI from the coding sequence ATTGTATTGGACAGTACTGATGTAATATATGAAGGAATTAAAGATGCAGGTATAAATTTTATTGTAAGTGTACCTTGTGCAAATCTGAAGAAATTACTTAACTTAATAGATGAAGATGATGAAATTAAACATGTCCCCGTAACGCGTGAAGAAGAAGGATTTGGTATTTGTGCAGGAGCATATATGGGTGGAATGAAACCAGCTATTCTTATGCAAAACTCTGGTTTAGGAAATAGTGTAAATGTTCTGGCTTCTCTTATGAAATTATATAAGTTTCCCATTATTATGATTATTAGCCATAGGGGAACTTTTGGTGAAGGAGTTTATGGACAAATACCTATGAGTAAGGCTACTACAAAGGTACTGGATAGTTTAGATATTTCATATTATAAAGTTGAAAATCCTGACGAATCAAGAGAAATTGTTAAGAAGGCTTGGGATTTATCATTTATTTCTGAGGAACCTATAGCATTATTATTTGATATAATGTATTGGAAAAGAGGTGTTTGTTGTGAAGAGATTTGA